The following are from one region of the Quercus robur chromosome 1, dhQueRobu3.1, whole genome shotgun sequence genome:
- the LOC126724950 gene encoding E3 ubiquitin-protein ligase PUB23-like, whose translation MEEIDVPAHFLCPISMQLIRDPVTLSTGITYDRDSIERWLFSCKNNTCPVTKQVLFDTELLIPNHTLRRLIQAWCTLNASQGIERIPTPKPPVDKAQIVKILNEAKKFPNMQLNCLRRLKSIAFESERNKKCLEAAGGVDFLASIIVRENGNDDIMITEAAVDVLSNLKFSETDLKNLINNDGEFVESLLQVLKRGNYQSRAYTTMLLKSVYEAAGPIQLINVKPEFFSEIVRVLQDQISQQASKAALKLLVELCPWGRNRIKAVEGGAVVVLIELLIEASERRVCELVLVALDQLCGCAEGRAELLKHGAGLAIVSKKILRVSHVASDRAVRILSSVSRFSATSRVLQEMLQVGVVSKLCLVFQVESSLKTKEKAREILRMHSKVWKNSSCIPAHLVSSYPSS comes from the coding sequence ATGGAAGAAATTGATGTTCCTGCTCATTTTCTCTGCCCGATTTCAATGCAACTTATTAGAGATCCGGTCACCCTCTCAACTGGGATAACCTACGATCGGGACAGCATTGAAAGATGGTTGTTTTCTTGCAAGAACAACACTTGTCCGGTAACAAAGCAAGTTTTGTTTGATACGGAGCTTCTTATTCCGAACCATACTCTACGCCGGTTGATCCAAGCATGGTGCACCCTCAATGCTTCTCAAGGTATTGAACGCATTCCAACCCCGAAGCCACCAGTGGACAAAGCCCAGATCGTCAAAATCCTCAACGAGGCAAAGAAGTTCCCAAATATGCAACTCAACTGCCTCAGAAGACTTAAAAGCATTGCATTTGAAAGCGAAAGGAACAAGAAGTGTTTAGAGGCAGCTGGTGGAGTTGATTTCTTGGCTTCAATCATAGTAAGAGAGAATGGAAACGATGATATAATGATAACTGAAGCAGCTGTTGATGTTCTTtctaatcttaaattctcagaAACAGATCTCAAGAATCTCATAAACAATGATGGTGAATTTGTGGAGTCTCTGTTGCAAGTTTTGAAGCGTGGAAACTATCAATCTAGAGCATACACAACCATGTTATTGAAATCCGTTTATGAAGCGGCTGGTCCGATCCAATTGATCAACGTTAAACCCGAATTCTTCTCTGAAATAGTCCGCGTTTTGCAAGACCAAATCTCGCAGCAAGCCTCTAAGGCCGCATTGAAGCTTCTTGTGGAGCTTTGTCCATGGGGAAGAAACCGAATCAAAGCTGTCGAAGGTGGTGCAGTTGTAGTCCTGATAGAGCTCCTTATTGAGGCATCAGAAAGGAGGGTGTGTGAGCTTGTGCTTGTTGCTTTGGACCAGCTTTGTGGTTGCGCAGAAGGGCGGGCGGAGTTGTTGAAGCATGGAGCGGGGCTGGCGATTGTatcaaagaaaattctaagGGTTTCTCATGTGGCCAGTGATAGGGCAGTAAGAATTTTGTCCTCAGTTTCTAGGTTTTCTGCCACTTCTAGGGTTCTTCAGGAAATGTTACAAGTGGGTGTTGTATCCAAGTTGTGTTTGGTTTTTCAAGTTGAGAGTAGTTTAAAGACCAAGGAGAAAGCTAGGGAGATCCTCAGAATGCACTCTAAGGTTTGGAAGAATTCTTCATGTATTCCTGCTCATTTGGTTTCATCTTATCCATCTTCTTGA